In Oryza brachyantha chromosome 1, ObraRS2, whole genome shotgun sequence, the following are encoded in one genomic region:
- the LOC102710627 gene encoding DNA damage-binding protein 2 — MGPTTRARFVHNRRRRPGPYASDDEEDQQEASSSSSSSDDEEEEEDAGEGEGSGEADDDDEAAAEPSGKDEVEEEEESPVAAVRSGRKASITISLKKVCKVCKRSGHEAGFKGAVYIDCPRKPCFLCKMPGHTTLNCPHRVAMEHGVIPASRRNTNTSLDYVFQSQVKGKISMVKPQFLIPNQLECGNIKFHERRVTCLEFHPTKNNVLLSGDKKGLLGIWDYIKLHEKTTYDSVHSCILNSMKFDTGNDGLLYTASSDGTICSTDLETGIGSSLLNLNPNGWTGPRTWRMIYGIDFNAEKGLLLVADNFGFLYLLDRRLKTRIGHPILIHKKGSKVTSLHCNPAQPEILLSSGNDHYARIWDTRKLEPNSPFASLAHGRVVNSGYFSPQSGNKILTTCQDNRIRVWDYIFGNLESPSREIVHSHDFNRHLTPFKAEWDPKDYSETVVVIGRYISENYNGIALHPIDFIDTSTGKLLAEVMDPDITTISPVNKLHPRDDILASGSSRSIFIWKPKTEADATEERNRERAKEFVYGSGSQKKSNGKHENSSDDDSDGSPDGKKKPKKTRFTHTVKGKGKSKA, encoded by the exons ATGGGCCCCACCACCCGCGCCCGCTTCGTCCacaaccgccgccggcggcccggGCCGTACGcctccgacgacgaggaggaccaGCAGGAAgcctcctcgtcttcctcaTCCTCcgacgatgaggaggaggaggaggacgctggcgagggcgagggctcCGGAGAAGCCGATGACGACgatgaggcggcggccgaacCCTCGGGTAAGgatgaggtggaggaggaggaggagtcccccgtggcggcggtgaggagcgGGAGGAAGGCCTCGATCACCATTAGTCTCAAGAAAGTGTGCAAG GTTTGCAAGAGATCGGGCCATGAGGCCGGGTTTAAAGGAGCAGTGTATATCGATTGCCCCAGGAAGCCTTGCTTCCTATGCAAGATGCCAG GCCATACAACTTTGAATTGCCCACATAGAGTAGCAATGGAGCATGGTGTTATCCCGGCCTCTAGAAGGAACACAAACACATCATTGGATTATGTGTTTCAGAGCCAAGTTAAAGGCAAGATTTCCATG GTTAAGCCTCAGTTTCTGATACCCAACCAACTGGAGTGTGGAAACATAAAGTTTCACGAGAGGCGTGTGACCTGCTTGGAATTTCATCCAACTAAGAATAATGTGCTTTTATCAGGAGATAAG AAAGGGTTGTTAGGTATTTGGGATTACATCAAATTGCACGAGAAGACTACTTATGATTCTGTTCACTCCTGCATTCTGAACAGCATGAA GTTTGACACCGGCAATGATGGATTACTATACACAGCCTCTTCTGATGGTACTATCTGTAGCACAGACCTTGAAACTGGAATTGGCTCCTCTCTATTAAATCTAAATCCAAATGGTTGGACT GGCCCGAGAACTTGGCGCATGATTTATGGTATAGACTTTAATGCTGAGAAAGGTCTTCTTTTGGTGGCAGATAACTTTGGTTTTCTCTACTT GCTGGACAGGCGGTTGAAGACAAGAATTGGGCATCCAATTCTTATACATAAAAAGGGTAGCAAGGTGACCAGCCTTCATTGCAACCCTGCTCAGCCTGAAATTCTTTTAAGTAGTGGAAATGATCACTAT GCCCGTATTTGGGATACAAGGAAGCTGGAGCCCAACTCTCCCTTTGCGAGCCTTGCTCATGGTCGAGTTGTTAATTCAGGATATTTTTCTCCACAAAGTGGGAATAAGATCTTAACAACATGTCAGGACAACCGAATCCGTGTATGGGATTATATCTTCGGTAATCTGGAATCTCCAAGTAGAGAAATTGTTCACAGCCATGATTTCAATCGTCACTTGACTCCCTTCAAAGCCGAGTGGGATCCAAAA GATTACTCGGAAACAGTTGTAGTTATTGGTCGTTACATAAGCGAAAACTACAATGGGATTGCTCTACATCCCATTGATTTTATAGACACCAGTACTGGGAAGCTTTTGGCTGAGGTGATGGACCCTGACATAACAACTATCAGCCCAGTGAACAAGCTACATCCACGAGATGATATCCTGGCTTCAGGAAGTTCTAG GTCCATTTTCATTTGGAAACCAAAGACTGAAGCTGATGCCACTgaagagaggaacagagaaaGGGCAAAAGAATTTGTATATGGATCAGGTAGccagaaaaaatcaaatggcaAGCATGAAAACAGTAGTGATGATGACTCAGATGGCAGTCCTGATGGAAAGAAGAAACCAAAGAAGACACGTTTCACTCATACCGTGAAGGGAAAGGGCAAATCCAAAGCTTGA
- the LOC102713033 gene encoding protein root UVB sensitive 5, whose translation MLSAADARCHGGAARRLRLRLRLQPRSCLASPPASGEGGCRESEKARPLLVERYQDGISKRYVLDGNSKVQVQSEKHESLVNRLEKEDDANSLIPRAIKDFVLPAGFPGSVSDDYMEYMLWQLPTNVTGWICHTLVTSTLLKAVGVGSFTGTSAAASAAAIRWVSKDGIGAFGRLLIGGGFGTLFDDDPKKWRMYADFIGSAGSIFELITPLYPGYFLPLASLGNLAKAVGRGFRDPSFRVIQNHFAKSGNLGEVAAKEEVWEVGAQLLGLSIGILIMDTAGIKSSYSTLASTWLSIRLLHLWFRYQSLSVLKFRTVNLKRARILVRSHVAHHMVPDYKTCNEEENILTWERFLHPQISFGVPMERMLCGEEPSDMVDRILKLYRNEKYVLFVKPFGSSGTACFVTFKEAATSMSVLRSIWQAHWLHKNQLRQDDVFSWLEDSVLALEKGFTDFLKQMEIAGWDQNQVILKVPKEPVLVMEYPDQEV comes from the exons AtgctctccgccgccgacgcccgcTGCCACGGCGGAGCTGCCCGACGACtacggctccggctccggctccagCCACGCTCCTGCCTCGCttccccgccggcctccggAGAAGGAGGCTGCCGCGAGTCCGA AAAAGCGAGACCTTTGCTCGTGGAGAGATACCAGGATGGGATTTCCAAGAG GTATGTACTGGATGGAAACTCTAAGGTACAGGTTCAATCGGAGAAGCATGAATCTCTGGTAAACAGATTGGAAAAAGAAGATGATGCAAATTCTTTGATTCCCCGGGCTATTAAGGACTTTGTACTTCCGGCTGGGTTTCCAG GGTCAGTTTCAGATGATTACATGGAATACATGCTATGGCAGTTACCAACAAATGTAACAGGATGGATCTGTCACACGCTGGTTACATCAACACTTCTGAAG GCTGTAGGTGTTGGGTCCTTTACAGGAACTTCGGcagctgcttctgctgctgctataAG ATGGGTTTCGAAAGATGGCATAGGGGCTTTTGGGCGTCTTCTCATTG GTGGAGGATTTGGCACTCTTTTTGATGACGACCCAAAGAAGTGGCGGATGTATGCCGATTTCATTGGAAGTGCTGGAAG CATCTTTGAGCTCATCACTCCTCTCTATCCTGGATATTTCCTCCCACTTGCATCATTGGGGAATCTGGCAAAG GCTGTAGGAAGAGGATTTAGAGATCCATCTTTCCGTGTTATCCAAAATCACTTTGCGAAATCTGGAAACTTAGGGGAGGTTGCTGCAAAG GAGGAAGTATGGGAAGTAGGAGCTCAATTGTTAGGCCTTTCTATTGGTATACTTATTATG GATACAGCAGGTATAAAGTCATCGTACTCAACACTTGCTTCGACATGGCTTAGTATCCGTCTTCTACATCTTTGGTTCCGCTATCAGTCCCTATCAGTTCTCAAGTTCCGCACA GTAAACCTGAAACGTGCTCGGATTCTTGTGAGATCACATGTTGCACATCACATGGTTCCTG attataagactTGCAATGAGGAGGAGAATATTTTAACATGGGAAAGATTCTTGCATCCACAAATTTCTTTTGGTGTTCCCATGGAGAGAATGCTTTGTGGAGAGGAACCCAGtgacatg GTGGATAGAATACTAAAGCTGTACAGGAATGAGAAATACGTCCTCTTTGTCAAGCCGTTTGGATCAAGCGGAACAGCATGTTTTGTTACATTCAAG GAGGCTGCAACCAGCATGTCAGTCCTCAGGAGCATATGGCAAGCGCATTGGCTTCACAAAAATCAGCTAAGACAGGATGATGTTTTTTCTTGGCTAGAGGATAGCGTTCTTGCGTTGGAAAAAGGATTTACCGACTTCCTGAAACAAATGGAAATAGCTGGCTGGGATCAGAATCAGGTCATTTTGAAGGTGCCAAAAGAACCTGTCCTGGTGATGGAATACCCTGATCAAGAAGTGTAA
- the LOC102710338 gene encoding protein SUPPRESSOR OF K(+) TRANSPORT GROWTH DEFECT 1, producing the protein MYSNFKEQAIEYVKQAVQEDNAGNYVKAFPLYMNALEYFKTHLKYEKNPKIKEAITAKFTEYLRRAEEIRAVLDEGGGGPGANGGDAAVATRPKTKGKDGDGGGDDSEQSKLRAGLNSAIITEKPNIKWNDVAGLESAKQALQEAVILPVKFPQFFTGKRRPWRAFLLYGPPGTGKSYLAKAVATEADSTFFSISSSDLVSKWMGESEKLVANLFQMARENAPSIIFIDEIDSLCGQRGEGNESEASRRIKTELLVQMQGVGHNDDKVLVLAATNTPYALDQAVRRRFDKRIYIPLPDLKARQHMFKVHLGDTPHNLNESDFESLARRTDGFSGSDIAVCVKDVLFEPVRKTQDAMFFFKADGDTWMPCGPKQAGAVQTTMQELASKGLAAKILPPPISRTDFEKVLARQRPTVSKKDLEVHERFTKEFGEEG; encoded by the exons ATGTACAGCAACTTCAAGGAGCAGGCGATCGAGTACGTGAAGCAGGCGGTCCAGGAGGACAATGCCGGCAACTACGTCAAGGCGTTCCCGCTCTACATGAACGCGCTCGAGTACTTCAAGACCCACCTCAAGTACGAGAAGAACCCTAAGATCAAGGAGGCCATCACCGCCAAGTTCACCGAGTACCTCCGTCGCGCCGAGGAGATCCGGGCCGTCCTCGATGAGGGGGGTGGGGGCCCGGGCGCCAACGGCGGGGACGCGGCCGTCGCCACGCGCCCCAAGACCAAGGGTAAGGACGGGGACGGAGGTGGGGATGACTCCGAGCAGTCCAAGCTCAGGGCTGGCCTCAACTCGGCCATCATCACCGAGAAGCCCAATATCAAGTGGAACGATGTTGCCGGCCTAGAGAGCGCCAAGCAGGCGCTGCAGGAGGCCGTCATATTGCCTGTCAAGTTCCCGCAATTCTTTACAG GTAAACGGAGACCATGGAgggcttttcttttgtatGGTCCTCCAGGAACTGGAAAGTCTTATTTGGCTAAAGCTGTTGCAACTGAGGCAGATTCTACATTTTTCAG TATATCTTCATCAGACCTGGTGTCAAAATGGATGGGAGAAAGTGAAAAACTAGTTGCAAACCTTTTCCAAATGGCTCGAGAAAATGCACCTTCCATCATATTCATTGATGAAATTGATTCTTTATGCGGTCAACGTGGAGAGGGTAATGAGAGTGAAGCTTCTAGGAGAATCAAAACCGAACTTCTTGTGCAAATGCAG GGTGTTGGCCATAATGATGACAAAGTATTGGTTCTTGCTGCTACAAATACACCATATGCTCTAGACCAG GCTGTGCGCCGGCGCTTTGATAAGCGTATCTACATTCCGCTACCTGACCTGAAAGCAAGGCAGCATATGtttaag GTCCATCTTGGGGATACACCACACAACTTAAATGAAAGTGATTTTGAGAGCTTGGCTCGTCGAACAGACGGGTTTTCTGGTTCGGATATTGCTGTTTGT GTAAAGGATGTGTTGTTTGAACCTGTGCGCAAAACACAGGATGCCATGTTCTTCTTTAAGGCGGATGGTGATACATGGATGCCTTGTGGACCAAAGCAAGCTGGTGCAGTACAGACAACTATGCAGGAGCTCGCATCCAAAGGTCTTGCTGCAAAG ATCCTTCCACCACCAATATCAAGGACAGATTTCGAGAAAGTCCTCGCCAGGCAGAGACCAACAGTGAGCAAGAAAGACCTAGAGGTGCACGAAAGGTTTACAAAAGAATTCGGCGAGGAGGGTTGA